The Psychrobacter raelei genome contains the following window.
CGGCAAGTGACTGGTGTAAGCCAATACTGCATCGTGATGTGCCACATCCATTTTCATGACTGTCGCGCCCACACTCTGCCACAACTGGCTGATTTGAGCAATGGCCTTAGGTGTGGTGCTTTTTAACTCACACACAATCAGGCTGTGATTGACAAACAAATGACTGCGGCGGGCATGAAATCCAGACTGCTCGGCACCGGCTATTGGGTGTGCAGGCACAAACCCTGTGGGCAGCTGACCAAAAGCCTTTTGTGCGGCATCTACCACGTTCTGTTTGGTACTACTGACATCGCTAATTAAACACGCTGTCGTAATCAGACCTTGCTGCATAGCGCTGTTAATATCAGCAAATACAGCACCCACTGCCTTGACCGGTACCGCTAGGATAATACAATCACTACCTGCGACTACCTCAAACAGTGAGTCGCTCCCCTTATCAATAACGCCTGCCTCTATCGCTGACTTAATACTAGGAGCATGTCTGTCTACGGCCACAAGCTTTGCAGCCAACTGTCTGTCCCTAATTGCTTGAGCAAGGCTTGCGCCAATAAGGCCCAGACCAACAATACAAACCTGTTCAAACAACATATGCGCCAAACCTATCTTATCTTGTTATGTGAGTAATCAATAAAACCACGTCAGTATAACCGACTACAGGGACTGCAACGTATCACGCAGGGTATCTATCAATCTTGTATTGTCCTCAGGCGTTCCCACAGTGATACGCAGCCACTCGGGCAGACCATACGCAGTCAGTGGATACACAATCACTCCTTGCTCCAATAAGGCCTGATTAATACTTTGAGCATCCCCCACGTTGACCATCACAAAGTTGGCATAGGATTTGACGAAACCCAAACCCAGTGCATCAAATTGCTTGCATATCCAGCGCATCTGACCATCATTGATTTTATGCACTTTGGCAATAAAGTCTTGATCACCCAAGGCCGCCACAGCAGCTGATTGCGCCACCAGACTCACATTAAAAGGCTGACGCACTCTATCAAGCATAGTTGCCACTTCAGGATGGCTCAACGCATAACCCACGCGTAGACCTGCCAGCCCATAAGCTTTAGAGAAAGTGCGCACAATAATCACATTATCAAAATCCTCAAGTAAAGCGCGATTATTACTCTCAGGGCTATACTCGACATAGGCTTCATCTAGCACCACCAACACATGTGAGGGCACTTGAGCGACAAAATCACGTATCTCTTCACTGCTTAACAAGGTGCCGGTCGGGTTGTTAGGATTGGCAATAAATACCAAGCGCGCATTGGGGGTATGTTGAACCGCATCAAGCATAGCCGGTAAATCATGACCATAGCGCTTAGCGGGTACTTCAACACCCTTAGCCCCTAGTATCTTAGCCAGCATAGCGTACACAATAAAAGCATATTCGCTATAAATAATGGCATCTTCATGGCCCACAAAGGTACGGGCTATCAAGTCGAGCAAATCGTTAGAGCCATTACCTAAAGTGACCTGCTTACTGTGCACCTCATTAAAATACGCTAACGCTTGTTTAAGGTCATGCCCTTTGCCATCTGGGTAGCGAGCCAATTGCCCCAGCTGCTCAGTGATGGCCAAGGTTACGTAAGGCGAGCACCCTAGCGGGTTCTCGTTGCTGGCAAGCTTTAAGACATCATTTACCTCATACTCACGTTTGAGCTCCTCCACAGACCTACTCGATTGATAAGCGCTTAGGGTGGCTATGCTGGCGTAAGCTGGGGTTGCAAATGTCTTTTGACTCATGATACTACCTTTATAAGTGGGCCTTTATAGGGCTATTGAACGTTTAACTTTTAGGTTTTTTAGGTTAATGGCTAGCGCTTAAATCACAGCTTGCGGATAAGAGCCTAAGACACGAACATCTCGAACTAAAGGACGAATCTCTTCAATGGCCGCGCGCACATTTTCATCCTCAATATGACCTTCCATATCAATAAAGAACACATAAGACCATTTATTAGGGCGCTCAGGACGGGTCTCGATGCTGGTCATAGATACGCCGTGCTTAGATAATGGCTTTAAAATCTCAATTAAGGCGCCCGCTTTATTATGCGCTGAGACCAAAATAGAGGTTTTGTCTTGGCCTGAAGGCGCAATATCTTCATGACCTATGATCAAAAATCGAGTGGTGTTACCTGGATTATCTTCAATATTTTCATGCAGCTTATGTAATCCGTATTCTGCGACAGCCACATCACCGGCAATCGCCGCTGAGTGCCATTCGTTCTTAAGACGGCGCGCCGCCTCCCCATTGCTTGACACTTGAACACGCTCAACATTAGGATAATTCACATCTAGCCAATGACGGCACTGTGCCAACGACTGCTGATGTGAATAAATACGGCTTAGACTATCCACCTTGGTATGCTCAGCCACTAAGAAGTTTTGATGAATGGGCAGCTCCACCTCACCAATAATTTTTAGAGTAGAGCCTAAAAACCCATCGAGTGTGTGGTTAACAACGCCTTCAGAGGAGTTCTCAACAGGCACAACCCCATACATAGCAGAACCCGACTCCACCTCACGAAATACATCGGTAATGGTGGTTAACGGCACGGTGGTTGACGCTTTGCCAAAGTGTTTCAGCGCAGCAGCGTGAGTAAAGGTACCGACTGGGCCCAAAAAGGCAATTTTTTGCGGGGCTTCTAAGTCCAAACAAACCGACATAATCTCACGAAATAAGCGCGCCATTTTTTCATCACTAATGGGACTGTCTGACGCTTGATTGCGCTTCATGATGTTTTTTAGCACCTGTGCTTCTCGCTCTGGGCGATAAAAGATAGGATTAGACTCTACCTCATCGGCGTGCTCTTTTTTAAAGATGGCCACTTCTTGAGCCAATTTGGCACGGTTGCTAATAAGTTGTAAAATCTCGCCGTCTACGTGATCAATTTTTTGGCGAAGCTCACCTAATACATTTGTCGAGGCTGCTTGAGCCGCATTATTATCGTTATTTGTTGACGAAGTCATAAAAAAGCCTATAGGTCATGTTATGATAATTGGATAAGTTACACGTCATAAAAATGACGTTTCATCCAAGCGACTTTATAAAAAAAAGTCCTAATAAAGTAACTATAACAAACTTACGCCCTGTTAAGATAGCGCCGTTTAAATACCAACTTCACTGAGCTTCCATTGTACCGTACGGTTTTTGGAATGTTTAGCATATTTTTAATGGTATTAAGCACATAGCTAGTTTAATATGCAGGCGAAATTAACGCTAGGGTGTCCTGCCTGATTGCTCAAGTTAGCACAAAATCAGGCCAAGATACCCTTGATATTTTTTAATCTCATAGAAACAAATTAGGAATACATGATGAGTGCCTTATCTCAATTACAGACCATGACCACCATTGTTGCTGATACCGGTGATTTAAGCGCCATTGCACGCTTAAAACCAGTTGATGCAACGACCAACCCTAGCCTCATTACCAAAGCACTCACTCACCCTGACAAGCAGGCCATGTTATCTGACACCCTAAATCGCTACTCAAATCATGGCGAGGATATGATTGATAAAGTAATCGATGACTTGACCATCCAAGTGGGCTTAGACATCCTAAAACTTATCGATGGCCGTGTGTCTACTGAAGTTGATGCCCGCTTATCTTATGATACTGAGGCCACCATTGCCAAAGCGCATGAGTTTATGGAAGCGTATGCGCGTGCCGGCGTGGATAAAGAGCGCATCTTAATTAAGATTGCTGCCACTTGGCAGGGTATTAAAGCGGCTGAACAGCTTGAAAAAGAAGGCATTCATTGTAACCTGACGTTGATTTTTGGTCAGCATCAAGCCGTTGCCTGTGCTGAGTCTGGCGTGACTTTGATTTCACCTTTTGTAGGCCGTATTCTAGATTGGCAAAAGCGCGAGCAAAACCGTCAAATTATCCCAATTAGCGATGATATGGGCGTGCAATCTGTAAAGCGTACGTATCAGTATTACAAACAGCACGGCTACAACACGCAAGTAATGGGTGCAAGCTTTAGAAGTGTAGAGCAAATACTTGCCTTGGCCGGTTGCGATTTATTGACCATTTCACCTGACTTACTTGATGAGCTAGCGGCTTTAGATACCCCAGTTGAGCAAGTATTATCACCTAAAATGGCAAGTGACATCATGCCAAAAGTCAGCCTAACTGAAGCACAGTTTAATGCCGCTTACGAACAAGATAGCATCACTCAGCACTTATTGCCCAAAGGTATCGATGGCTTTATCGCTGCTCGTGATGAGCTGGCCAAAGCCTTACATCAATTGGTAAAGTAATGAATCGATAAGCTTTAGGCTTATAAAAATCCAAAAAAAACTCTACTGCCTAGGCAGTAGAGTTTTTTTTGTATCAAAGAGATTTTAGCCTTCAAGCACAGTATAGACGGGTACTGGGAAGGTATCATGCAAATCTACCAAGTCTAGCAATACCAACACGCCCGCCACGCTATGACCTGCTTCGATGCACAAATGATAAGCTGTTTTTAAGGTGCCGCCAGTGGCTAAAATATCATCAACCAATAGCACATTACAGGCATGTAGGCCGTCTTGAATCTCTAACGTATCACTGCCGTACTCAAGGGCGTAAGACTTATTGGCTACCGGAGGTGGTAATTTACCAGGCTTACGTAGCAGCATCATGCCCTTGCCCAAGCGGCCTGCCAATAGGCTGGCAAATATAAAGCCGCGCGCTTCGATGGCCACAAAGCAATCAATCTCCTCTAACATACCCTCTGGCAAAGCATCCAACATGGCATCAATGACTTCATTGACATGATTAAGCAGTAAAGGGGTAATATCATAAAAATCAATACCAGGCTTTGGAAAATCAGGCACAGTACGAATGGCTTGCCAAAGCGGATGCTGGCAGCGCGTCGACTGCTCTACGTTGGCCTGATTAGAAGGACTAGAAGAATTAGGGGTTTGATTACTCATAAATGATTTCCAATACTCATTGGTCTATTAGGTCATATTATATTTTAACATATCTTGAGTTGCGCGTGCGGCCGCAGCGCCAATTACCCTGCCTAATCACTGATAATTTTGAGCAGATTTATCCCATAAGACTCAAAATACTCAAGGTGATACTTACGGTTAGATAGCAGTTATTGAGCGGCAGTTACTGGTGAGCGGTTAAAGTGTAATTGTGGGCAATGTAAGCTCACTAACAGTTACACTGCAAGATTTGGTTTGCTATAATCAGTCTGTGAAATTTGAGTTTATCCTTGTTTACTAGAATCTTGATTCAGATGAGAGTTTCTAGCTCAAGCAGGATGGTTACTTTGTTTATTAAAGAGTGCTTTTATGAAAAAATGGGAATGTATCATTTGTGGCTGGGTATATGATGAGGCGTTAGGCTGTCCAGAGGAAGGGATTGCGCCAGGAACCAAATGGGAAGATATCCCCGATGACTGGACGTGCCCTGAATGCGGCGTAGGTAAACTAGATTTTGAGATGTCAGAAATCTAAAGGCTCAGCTCAGCTGCCATACCCCTAGGATGTACCAAAAGGATTCCCCCTTATGCGCAAGCGCTCAACAGACTATCAGTGGTACCCCTCACCCGTCTCTGACTTTATGCAGCAGGCCATCATTCCGGTCTCTGATGAGATTGAATTGTGTGTTGAGGTGGGGGGCAACCCGAACAATCCGCCCCTATTACTGATCATGGGACTGGGCTCGCAGCTGATTTTTTGGCCCGATTCGCTACTAAAGCGCCTTATCGATGCCGGCTTCTACATTATTCGCTATGACAATCGTGACATTGGCTTATCAACTAAGATTAAGCGCGATGACCTGCCTCGGGTCAATACCTTGTCAGCCATGTTTAAGCTGCAGTTTGGACTCGATAACTCGCAGACGCCGGTGCCCTATCGCTTAACTGATATGGCAGATGATGCCGCCCATTTAATTCAAGCTCTGGGTCTGTCTCAAGTGCATGTTTTAGGGGCATCTATGGGCGGTATCATTGCTCAGATTTTATCGGCAAAGTATCCTCATTTAATCAATCGCTTGGCGCTTATCTTCTCAACTAATAACAAACCATTATTGGCCCCGCCACGTCCAAAGCAGTTGTATACCTTAATTAAGCGCCCTGATAGTCATGCTGAAGAGGACATTGTCAATCATGGCAAATGGTTTATAAAAACGGTGGGCTCCAAAGGCCATATTAATGAGCAAGCAGTGGCTGATATTGCCCGCCTACGCTATCAGCGCTGTTTTTATCCAGCCGGCACGTTACAGCAGCTGACGGCTATCTTAATGACCGGCTCAATTCAGCCTTACAGTAAAGAGGTCAAAGCCCCTACCTTGGTGATGCATGGCAGTAATGATGGCTTATTACCTCCCTCACATGGCAAAGCTGTGGCCAGTGACATCCCCAATGCCAAATTCAAGCTTATAAAAGGCATGTCTCATGATTTGCCTGAGTATTTCCAGCCGTTTATCGTCAGTCAATTAAAGCGCCACATGCTACAAATATAGCGCAATACCTGCTGTGCTTGGTACAGGTTGCAAATTAAGACGCCTCACAGCGGCGTCATAAAACTGAAACAGCCCTGCTTTATGGTAGAGATAAGCTGCCGGTCGTATAACACCCGGCGTACTTAAGCCTGTCCACACCACTTTAGGTGCTTTGTTTATGCCATGCTCTCACACTCCCTATCAAATCAAGACCAAGCCCTCCAAATACGCTGATTTTATGCAAGCGTACAAAATAAAAACCCCAAAATATAAGTTTTATCTGGAGCGTGGCGGCGATACAGAGGATCCTATTATATTGCTGGTTATGGGGCTTGGTGCCCAGTCTTTGGTATGGTCGAATGTATTTTGTAAGCGCTTAATAGACAATGGCTTTCAAGTTATTCGCTTTGACAACAGAGACATTGGAAAATCCAGCAAGCTCAAACACAAAAATCCACTCAATCAAGTCTACAAGGCGCGCCGTAAAAAGCTGAAGCTGCTTGCTAAATTCAAACTCGGCCTACCCCTAACGCTTGATGATCAAAGCATTCCTTATACTTTGTATGATATGAGTGAGGATATCAACCAATTGCTTAATGCGCTACACATTGAGCGATGTCATGTGCTAGGTATGTCTATGGGGGGTATGATTGCACAGATTTTGGCCGCTCACTATCCGCACCGAATAGATAAACTCGGCTTACTTGCTACCAGTAATAATAAGCCGTTATTGCCGCCGCCCAAATGGGATGCGCTAAGAGCTTTGACTCAGCCTATACCTGAAGACAAAGATCCGCAGCAAATCATCAATAACCATTTGCACCTACAAAGAACGATTGGCTCACCGGACTTTTTTGATGAAAATCTTGCTTTAAGTCGCACTAAGCTGCTGTATAAGCGCCGGTTTTACCCCAAAGGAGTATCACGTCAGCTGCTGGCTATTTTGGCCACAGGTTCTTTGACCAAGATAGACAAGCTTATAAAACAGCCTACTCTTATTGTACATGGTGCTTGCGATCGACTCCTGCCACCGGCACATGGTCACAGTTTAGCCAAAACCATCGCTCATGCTAATTTTAAACTGATACCCGGACTTGGCCATGATATCCCCTACCCTTTAGCCCGCTACCTTGCCGACCTATTCAGTGAGCACTTTTATACCTCTGATTCAGATGTCGCCTAATTAGACAGTGAGCTGTTTTTGACCGTTATTTTCAAAAAAAAGCGCCCTTTAAAGATATAAAGGGCGCTTTTTAAGCAGATATAAGCTTAGCAAATCATTAGTAGCTGATTATGCTATCAATGAATTATAGCTGCTCAGATTTTTTTGATAATACTTCGTTTAAAATCCAAACGGGTCTTACCACACCAGAGACTTCATCAGCCACAGCTTCTTGACGAATGTCTAGTAAGTAGCGGTAACCTGGCTCAAAGGTAAAGCCTTGGATATCACCTGATAGCGTATTGAAGTTCTTTTGGAAAGGTTGACGATATTGTAAGCACTCGCCCTGAACCATAGTACCGTTAGCGGCAGGAATGTCACACACCGCTTTTTTTGGATCAACTTCAATCTTGATGCTAGGAATATTAATAACCTTAACAACTTGAGCTTCACCGTCCACAACCATAGCGCGTTCGTCGTTAAGTTGAGTGGTAGTACAGCCTGCTAAAGCAACCGTAGCCAATAAAACTGAAGATAGTAATAGTTTCATAAATACCTCTAAGTATAGTCAACTCAAATGAGTGAAAAGTTAAATAAATTAAAATCGTTCTTTTGTTCTTTTAGAGGCAAGCGATGCCCTCTAATTATGAACCAATTATAAGGGCAATATTGTGTTGCTATCCACTCACTATTTGTAATATTAGGTTAATAATGTCAATGGATATGGGTAATTCACTAAACTAATTACCCATTGATAACATTTTAATGAGTTAGCTGCGGTAGTCGGCATTAATAGAGACGTATTCGTGTGATAAATCACAGGTGTAGACCGTATCTGTGGCCGAGCCCATACCCAAATCAATGTGAATGGTAATCTCAGGTCGACTCATTACTGCTTGGCCTTGTGCTTCACTATAACTGTTATCCAACTG
Protein-coding sequences here:
- the hisC gene encoding histidinol-phosphate transaminase, yielding MSQKTFATPAYASIATLSAYQSSRSVEELKREYEVNDVLKLASNENPLGCSPYVTLAITEQLGQLARYPDGKGHDLKQALAYFNEVHSKQVTLGNGSNDLLDLIARTFVGHEDAIIYSEYAFIVYAMLAKILGAKGVEVPAKRYGHDLPAMLDAVQHTPNARLVFIANPNNPTGTLLSSEEIRDFVAQVPSHVLVVLDEAYVEYSPESNNRALLEDFDNVIIVRTFSKAYGLAGLRVGYALSHPEVATMLDRVRQPFNVSLVAQSAAVAALGDQDFIAKVHKINDGQMRWICKQFDALGLGFVKSYANFVMVNVGDAQSINQALLEQGVIVYPLTAYGLPEWLRITVGTPEDNTRLIDTLRDTLQSL
- a CDS encoding rubredoxin, yielding MKKWECIICGWVYDEALGCPEEGIAPGTKWEDIPDDWTCPECGVGKLDFEMSEI
- a CDS encoding alpha/beta fold hydrolase yields the protein MRKRSTDYQWYPSPVSDFMQQAIIPVSDEIELCVEVGGNPNNPPLLLIMGLGSQLIFWPDSLLKRLIDAGFYIIRYDNRDIGLSTKIKRDDLPRVNTLSAMFKLQFGLDNSQTPVPYRLTDMADDAAHLIQALGLSQVHVLGASMGGIIAQILSAKYPHLINRLALIFSTNNKPLLAPPRPKQLYTLIKRPDSHAEEDIVNHGKWFIKTVGSKGHINEQAVADIARLRYQRCFYPAGTLQQLTAILMTGSIQPYSKEVKAPTLVMHGSNDGLLPPSHGKAVASDIPNAKFKLIKGMSHDLPEYFQPFIVSQLKRHMLQI
- a CDS encoding DUF4377 domain-containing protein; its protein translation is MKLLLSSVLLATVALAGCTTTQLNDERAMVVDGEAQVVKVINIPSIKIEVDPKKAVCDIPAANGTMVQGECLQYRQPFQKNFNTLSGDIQGFTFEPGYRYLLDIRQEAVADEVSGVVRPVWILNEVLSKKSEQL
- a CDS encoding alpha/beta hydrolase; the encoded protein is MPCSHTPYQIKTKPSKYADFMQAYKIKTPKYKFYLERGGDTEDPIILLVMGLGAQSLVWSNVFCKRLIDNGFQVIRFDNRDIGKSSKLKHKNPLNQVYKARRKKLKLLAKFKLGLPLTLDDQSIPYTLYDMSEDINQLLNALHIERCHVLGMSMGGMIAQILAAHYPHRIDKLGLLATSNNKPLLPPPKWDALRALTQPIPEDKDPQQIINNHLHLQRTIGSPDFFDENLALSRTKLLYKRRFYPKGVSRQLLAILATGSLTKIDKLIKQPTLIVHGACDRLLPPAHGHSLAKTIAHANFKLIPGLGHDIPYPLARYLADLFSEHFYTSDSDVA
- a CDS encoding transaldolase; protein product: MSALSQLQTMTTIVADTGDLSAIARLKPVDATTNPSLITKALTHPDKQAMLSDTLNRYSNHGEDMIDKVIDDLTIQVGLDILKLIDGRVSTEVDARLSYDTEATIAKAHEFMEAYARAGVDKERILIKIAATWQGIKAAEQLEKEGIHCNLTLIFGQHQAVACAESGVTLISPFVGRILDWQKREQNRQIIPISDDMGVQSVKRTYQYYKQHGYNTQVMGASFRSVEQILALAGCDLLTISPDLLDELAALDTPVEQVLSPKMASDIMPKVSLTEAQFNAAYEQDSITQHLLPKGIDGFIAARDELAKALHQLVK
- a CDS encoding adenine phosphoribosyltransferase: MSNQTPNSSSPSNQANVEQSTRCQHPLWQAIRTVPDFPKPGIDFYDITPLLLNHVNEVIDAMLDALPEGMLEEIDCFVAIEARGFIFASLLAGRLGKGMMLLRKPGKLPPPVANKSYALEYGSDTLEIQDGLHACNVLLVDDILATGGTLKTAYHLCIEAGHSVAGVLVLLDLVDLHDTFPVPVYTVLEG
- the pheA gene encoding prephenate dehydratase: MTSSTNNDNNAAQAASTNVLGELRQKIDHVDGEILQLISNRAKLAQEVAIFKKEHADEVESNPIFYRPEREAQVLKNIMKRNQASDSPISDEKMARLFREIMSVCLDLEAPQKIAFLGPVGTFTHAAALKHFGKASTTVPLTTITDVFREVESGSAMYGVVPVENSSEGVVNHTLDGFLGSTLKIIGEVELPIHQNFLVAEHTKVDSLSRIYSHQQSLAQCRHWLDVNYPNVERVQVSSNGEAARRLKNEWHSAAIAGDVAVAEYGLHKLHENIEDNPGNTTRFLIIGHEDIAPSGQDKTSILVSAHNKAGALIEILKPLSKHGVSMTSIETRPERPNKWSYVFFIDMEGHIEDENVRAAIEEIRPLVRDVRVLGSYPQAVI